In a single window of the Elaeis guineensis isolate ETL-2024a chromosome 8, EG11, whole genome shotgun sequence genome:
- the LOC105034618 gene encoding chalcone synthase 3, whose product MSTTVEEIRKAQRAEGPATVLAIGTATPANVVCQADYPDYYFRITNSEHLADLKEKFKRMCDKSMIHKRYMHLTEEILKENPNMCAYMAPSLDARQDLVVVEVPKLGKEAATKAIKEWGQPKSRITHLIFCTTSGVDMPGADYQLTKLLGLRPSVNRFMMYQQGCFAGGTVLRLAKDLAENNRGARVLVVCSEITAVTFRGPSESHLDSLVGQALFGDGAAALIIGADPDLAIERPLFQLISASQTILPDSEGAIDGHLREVGLTFHLLKDVPGLISKNIEKSLVQALRPIGIDDWNSVFWVAHPGGPAILDQVEEKVGLKKEKMRATREVLKEYGNMSSACVLFILDEMRRRSAEEGLATTGEGLEWGVLFGFGPGLTVETVVLHSMPIASC is encoded by the exons ATGTCGACGACCGTGGAGGAGATCCGTAAGGCTCAGAGGGCCGAAGGACCGGCGACGGTGCTCGCTATCGGCACCGCCACCCCTGCTAATGTCGTGTGCCAGGCCGACTACCCCGATTACTATTTTCGAATCACCAACAGCGAGCATCTTGCCGACCTCAAGGAGAAATTTAAGAGAATGT GTGACAAGTCAATGATCCACAAGCGCTACATGCATCTCACGGAGGAGATCCTGAAGGAGAATCCCAACATGTGTGCATACATGGCTCCATCATTGGATGCCCGACAGGACCTGGTGGTCGTCGAGGTCCCAAAGCTCGGCAAGGAGGCAGCCACCAAGGCCATCAAGGAGTGGGGCCAACCCAAGTCCCGGATCACCCACCTCATCTTCTGCACCACCAGTGGCGTTGACATGCCCGGGGCCGACTACCAGCTTACCAAGCTGCTCGGCCTTCGCCCCTCCGTCAACCGCTTCATGATGTACCAACAGGGTTGCTTCGCCGGTGGCACTGTGCTCCGCCTTGCAAAGGACCTTGCCGAGAACAACCGCGGTGCTCGTGTTCTTGTTGTTTGCTCTGAGATCACTGCTGTCACCTTTCGAGGCCCTTCCGAGTCCCATCTTGATAGCCTTGTTGGTCAGGCGCTCTTCGGTGATGGTGCTGCAGCCCTGATCATTGGCGCCGACCCTGATTTAGCCATCGAACGACCGCTCTTCCAACTCATCTCAGCTAGCCAAACCATCCTCCCTGACTCTGAAGGAGCCATCGATGGCCACTTGAGAGAAGTGGGGCTTACCTTCCACCTACTGAAGGATGTGCCTGGGCTGATATCAAAGAACATCGAGAAGAGTTTGGTTCAGGCTCTACGGCCAATTGGGATCGATGACTGGAACTCTGTTTTCTGGGTGGCACACCCGGGAGGACCGGCAATACTAGACCAGGTGGAGGAGAAGGTGGGGCTCAAGAAAGAGAAGATGAGGGCAACAAGGGAGGTGCTGAAGGAATATGGAAACATGTCGAGTGCTTGTGTGCTGTTTATACTCGACGAGATGAGGAGGAGGTCGGCAGAGGAAGGGTTGGCGACGACCGGCGAGGGGTTGGAGTGGGGAGTACTCTTTGGGTTCGGGCCGGGGCTCACGGTCGAGACTGTGGTGCTGCACAGCATGCCCATTGCTTCCTGCTGA